One window from the genome of Salvia miltiorrhiza cultivar Shanhuang (shh) chromosome 7, IMPLAD_Smil_shh, whole genome shotgun sequence encodes:
- the LOC130992980 gene encoding glutamine-dependent NAD(+) synthetase isoform X2 has translation MRLLKVATCNLNQWAMDFDCNMKNIKESISRAKEAGAVIRLGPELEITGYGCEDHFLELDTVNHAWDCLKELLVDDWTDGILCSFGMPVIKGSERYNCQVLCLNRKIVMIRPKMWLANDGNYRELRWFTAWKEKGPLEDFLLPSDISEALLQTTVPFGYGYIQFLDVAIAAEVCEELFSPMPPHAELALNGVEVFLNASGSHHQLRKLDLRLRAFIGATHTRGGVYMYSNHQGCDGSRLYYDGCSCIVVNGDVVAQGSQFSLKDVEMVVAQIDLDAVASLRGSISSFQEQASCKPKVPSIEVPYRLCESFTLQMLLSSPLKIQYHSPEEEIAFGPGCWLWDYLRRSGASGFLLPLSGGADSSSVAAIVGCMCQLVVKAISEGDEQVKADAIRIGHYSDGQFPTDSQEFAKRIFYTVFMGSENSSNATRTRAKVLAEEIGSWHLDVSIDGVVSALLSLFQRLTGKQPRYKVDGGSNIENLGLQNIQARTRMVLAFMLASLLPWVHNKPGFYLVLGSSNVDEGLRGYLTKYDCSSADINPIGSISKQDLRRFLRWAAVHLGFSSLEEIESAPPTAELEPIRSNYSQLDEVDMGMTYEELSVYGRLRKIFRCGPVSMFKNLCYKWGTKLTPAEVAEKVKYFFKYYSINRHKMTVLTPSYHAECRVTHQRIIGLIYANSYTMQGGHINFGR, from the exons ATGAGGCTTCTGAAGGTAGCCACCTGCAACTTGAATCAATGGGCAATGGATTTCGATTGCAATATGAAGAACATTAAGGAATCCATTTCTAGGGCTAAAGAAGCCGGCGCCGTCATCCGCCTTGGTCCCGAGCTTGAAATCACCGGCTATGGCTGCGAAGACCATTTCCTGGAACTCGACACCGTCAATCATGC GTGGGATTGCTTAAAAGAATTATTAGTAGACGACTGGACTGATGGCATATTATGTAGTTTTGGTATGCCTGTCATCAAAGGGTCAGAGCGTTACAATTGTCAAGTGCTATGTTTGAATAGAAAAATAGTGATGATACGCCCAAAGATGTGGCTGGCCAATGATGGAAACTACAGGGAGCTGAGATGGTTTACGGCATGGAAAGAAAAAGGGCCTCTGGAAGACTTTCTGCTTCCAAGCGATATATCTGAGGCTCTATTGCAAACAACAGTCCCTTTTGGTTATGGATATATTCAGTTTCTAGACGT AGCCATTGCAGCTGAAGTTTGCGAGGAACTTTTTAGTCCTATGCCCCCTCATGCTGAGCTTGCATTGAATGGCGTTGAAGTATTTCTGAATGCTAGTGGAAGTCATCATCAATTGCGCAAACTTGATCTTCGCCTCCGTGCTTTTATTGGTGCTACGCATACCCGTGGAGGAGTTTACATGTACAGTAATCACCAAGGGTGTGATGGTAGCCGCCTTTATTATG ATGGATGTTCCTGCATTGTTGTGAATGGTGATGTGGTTGCCCAAGGCTCACAATTCTCCTTGAAGGATGTGGAAATGGTGGTTGCTCAAATAGATCTAGATGCA GTTGCCAGCCTTAGGGGATCTATTAGTAGCTTTCAGGAACAAGCCAGTTGCAAACCGAAAGTTCCCTCCATTGAAGTACCTTATAGACTTTGCGAGTCTTTTACTCTCCAAATGCTGCTTTCAAGTCCTCTTAAG ATTCAATATCATTCTCCTGAAGAAGAAATAGCTTTTGGCCCAGGCTGTTGGCTGTGGGATTATTTGAGAAGAAGTGGTGCATCTGGTTTTTTACTTCCACTTTCAGGTGGAGCAGATAGCTCCTCTGTTGCTGCTATAGTTGGTTGCATGTGCCAGCTAGTAGTAAAAG CAATATCAGAGGGGGATGAACAGGTCAAAGCTGATGCCATAAGGATTGGCCATTACAGTGATGGACAATTTCCAACAGACAGCCAAGAGTTTGCAAAACGTATATTCTACACTGTATTCATGGGATCTGAAAATAG TTCTAATGCCACAAGAACGAGGGCAAAGGTGCTTGCAGAAGAAATTGGGTCATGGCATCTTGATGTCTCAATAGATGGAGTGgtttctgctctgctctcttTGTTTCAGAGACTTACTGGAAAACAACCACGTTACAAG GTCGATGGGGGCTCTAATATTGAAAATTTAGGATTGCAAAACATTCAGGCTCGAACCAGAATGGTCTTAGCATTTATGCTAGCATCACTCTTGCCGTGGGTTCATAACAAACCTGGTTTTTATCTGGTATTAGGGAGCTCCAACGTTGATGAAGGACTGCGCGGTTACTTAACAAAG TATGATTGCAGTTCTGCTGATATAAATCCCATTGGAAGCATCAGCAAGCAAGATTTGCGAAGATTTTTAAGATGGGCTGCCGTCCATCTGGGTTTCTCTTCTTTGGAAGAAATTGAATCTGCTCCACCCACTGCCGAATTGGAGCCAATACGATCCAATTACAGCCAG CTGGACGAAGTGGATATGGGAATGACATATGAAGAACTCTCAGTATATGGAAGGCTGCGAAAAATCTTTCGCTGTGGACCCGTATCCATGTTTAAG AATCTCTGCTACAAATGGGGAACAAAGTTAACTCCAGCAGAGGTTGCTGAGAAAGTGAAATATTTCTTCAAATACTATTCTATTAATAGACATAAGATGACGGTTCTAACTCCCTCGTATCATGCAGAG TGCAGAGTTACTCACCAGAGGATAATAGGTTTGATCTACGCCAATTCCTATACAATGCAAGGTGGCCATATCAATTTCGGAAGATAG
- the LOC130992980 gene encoding glutamine-dependent NAD(+) synthetase isoform X1, whose protein sequence is MRLLKVATCNLNQWAMDFDCNMKNIKESISRAKEAGAVIRLGPELEITGYGCEDHFLELDTVNHAWDCLKELLVDDWTDGILCSFGMPVIKGSERYNCQVLCLNRKIVMIRPKMWLANDGNYRELRWFTAWKEKGPLEDFLLPSDISEALLQTTVPFGYGYIQFLDVAIAAEVCEELFSPMPPHAELALNGVEVFLNASGSHHQLRKLDLRLRAFIGATHTRGGVYMYSNHQGCDGSRLYYDGCSCIVVNGDVVAQGSQFSLKDVEMVVAQIDLDAVASLRGSISSFQEQASCKPKVPSIEVPYRLCESFTLQMLLSSPLKIQYHSPEEEIAFGPGCWLWDYLRRSGASGFLLPLSGGADSSSVAAIVGCMCQLVVKAISEGDEQVKADAIRIGHYSDGQFPTDSQEFAKRIFYTVFMGSENSSNATRTRAKVLAEEIGSWHLDVSIDGVVSALLSLFQRLTGKQPRYKVDGGSNIENLGLQNIQARTRMVLAFMLASLLPWVHNKPGFYLVLGSSNVDEGLRGYLTKYDCSSADINPIGSISKQDLRRFLRWAAVHLGFSSLEEIESAPPTAELEPIRSNYSQLDEVDMGMTYEELSVYGRLRKIFRCGPVSMFKNLCYKWGTKLTPAEVAEKVKYFFKYYSINRHKMTVLTPSYHAESYSPEDNRFDLRQFLYNARWPYQFRKIDELVKQLDGDRVAIVNETTGVRSDGGMGVVAAGSGNPSVGL, encoded by the exons ATGAGGCTTCTGAAGGTAGCCACCTGCAACTTGAATCAATGGGCAATGGATTTCGATTGCAATATGAAGAACATTAAGGAATCCATTTCTAGGGCTAAAGAAGCCGGCGCCGTCATCCGCCTTGGTCCCGAGCTTGAAATCACCGGCTATGGCTGCGAAGACCATTTCCTGGAACTCGACACCGTCAATCATGC GTGGGATTGCTTAAAAGAATTATTAGTAGACGACTGGACTGATGGCATATTATGTAGTTTTGGTATGCCTGTCATCAAAGGGTCAGAGCGTTACAATTGTCAAGTGCTATGTTTGAATAGAAAAATAGTGATGATACGCCCAAAGATGTGGCTGGCCAATGATGGAAACTACAGGGAGCTGAGATGGTTTACGGCATGGAAAGAAAAAGGGCCTCTGGAAGACTTTCTGCTTCCAAGCGATATATCTGAGGCTCTATTGCAAACAACAGTCCCTTTTGGTTATGGATATATTCAGTTTCTAGACGT AGCCATTGCAGCTGAAGTTTGCGAGGAACTTTTTAGTCCTATGCCCCCTCATGCTGAGCTTGCATTGAATGGCGTTGAAGTATTTCTGAATGCTAGTGGAAGTCATCATCAATTGCGCAAACTTGATCTTCGCCTCCGTGCTTTTATTGGTGCTACGCATACCCGTGGAGGAGTTTACATGTACAGTAATCACCAAGGGTGTGATGGTAGCCGCCTTTATTATG ATGGATGTTCCTGCATTGTTGTGAATGGTGATGTGGTTGCCCAAGGCTCACAATTCTCCTTGAAGGATGTGGAAATGGTGGTTGCTCAAATAGATCTAGATGCA GTTGCCAGCCTTAGGGGATCTATTAGTAGCTTTCAGGAACAAGCCAGTTGCAAACCGAAAGTTCCCTCCATTGAAGTACCTTATAGACTTTGCGAGTCTTTTACTCTCCAAATGCTGCTTTCAAGTCCTCTTAAG ATTCAATATCATTCTCCTGAAGAAGAAATAGCTTTTGGCCCAGGCTGTTGGCTGTGGGATTATTTGAGAAGAAGTGGTGCATCTGGTTTTTTACTTCCACTTTCAGGTGGAGCAGATAGCTCCTCTGTTGCTGCTATAGTTGGTTGCATGTGCCAGCTAGTAGTAAAAG CAATATCAGAGGGGGATGAACAGGTCAAAGCTGATGCCATAAGGATTGGCCATTACAGTGATGGACAATTTCCAACAGACAGCCAAGAGTTTGCAAAACGTATATTCTACACTGTATTCATGGGATCTGAAAATAG TTCTAATGCCACAAGAACGAGGGCAAAGGTGCTTGCAGAAGAAATTGGGTCATGGCATCTTGATGTCTCAATAGATGGAGTGgtttctgctctgctctcttTGTTTCAGAGACTTACTGGAAAACAACCACGTTACAAG GTCGATGGGGGCTCTAATATTGAAAATTTAGGATTGCAAAACATTCAGGCTCGAACCAGAATGGTCTTAGCATTTATGCTAGCATCACTCTTGCCGTGGGTTCATAACAAACCTGGTTTTTATCTGGTATTAGGGAGCTCCAACGTTGATGAAGGACTGCGCGGTTACTTAACAAAG TATGATTGCAGTTCTGCTGATATAAATCCCATTGGAAGCATCAGCAAGCAAGATTTGCGAAGATTTTTAAGATGGGCTGCCGTCCATCTGGGTTTCTCTTCTTTGGAAGAAATTGAATCTGCTCCACCCACTGCCGAATTGGAGCCAATACGATCCAATTACAGCCAG CTGGACGAAGTGGATATGGGAATGACATATGAAGAACTCTCAGTATATGGAAGGCTGCGAAAAATCTTTCGCTGTGGACCCGTATCCATGTTTAAG AATCTCTGCTACAAATGGGGAACAAAGTTAACTCCAGCAGAGGTTGCTGAGAAAGTGAAATATTTCTTCAAATACTATTCTATTAATAGACATAAGATGACGGTTCTAACTCCCTCGTATCATGCAGAG AGTTACTCACCAGAGGATAATAGGTTTGATCTACGCCAATTCCTATACAATGCAAGGTGGCCATATCAATTTCGGAAGATAGATGAACTTGTGAAGCAGTTGGATGGTGATAGAGTGGCTATTGTGAACGAAACCACGGGGGTCAGATCAGATGGCGGGATGGGCGTCGTAGCTGCGGGTTCAGGCAATCCAAGTGTTGGCTTATAA